In Arthrobacter sp. UKPF54-2, the following are encoded in one genomic region:
- the orn gene encoding oligoribonuclease, translating to MTGLDTKNDALIEVAALVTDSELNILGDGVDVVIKPDDAALAQMNDFVRDMHTRSGLLAELPHGKTMAEAQAVVLEYIKKWVPDPKKAPLGGNSVGTDRVFLVRDMPELVEHLHYRVIDVSTIKELSRRWYARAYFQSPAKLGGHRALGDIKDSIDELRYYREAVFVPAPGPDSATAQRIAKSVMAAAASAAESPAEESVEAQAAAPAE from the coding sequence ATGACCGGCCTGGACACCAAGAACGACGCCCTGATCGAGGTGGCCGCCCTGGTGACGGACTCGGAGCTCAACATCCTTGGTGACGGCGTCGACGTCGTGATCAAACCCGACGACGCCGCGCTGGCCCAAATGAACGACTTCGTGCGCGACATGCACACCCGTTCCGGGCTGCTGGCCGAACTCCCCCACGGCAAGACGATGGCCGAAGCGCAGGCCGTTGTGCTGGAGTACATCAAGAAGTGGGTGCCGGACCCGAAGAAGGCCCCGCTGGGCGGCAACTCGGTGGGCACCGACCGGGTGTTCCTGGTCCGCGACATGCCGGAACTGGTGGAACACCTGCACTACCGCGTGATCGACGTCAGCACCATCAAGGAGCTGTCCCGGCGTTGGTATGCCCGGGCGTACTTCCAGTCCCCTGCCAAGCTCGGCGGCCACCGGGCCCTGGGCGACATCAAGGATTCCATCGACGAGCTCCGCTATTACCGGGAGGCGGTCTTTGTGCCGGCCCCGGGTCCCGACAGCGCCACGGCGCAGCGGATCGCGAAGTCCGTCATGGCGGCCGCCGCGTCGGCCGCGGAATCGCCAGCCGAAGAGTCAGTGGAAGCACAGGCGGCAGCACCCGCGGAGTAA
- a CDS encoding single-stranded DNA-binding protein — protein MNDSITVRGFVATEIKTSTTPGGVATANFRLGSTGRRFDRSANAWVDGNTNWFTVQGYRQLAGNMGCSIKKGQRVIVVGRLKMRSWEKDGRIYHVAEIDAESVGHDLMWGSANFTRNAGNGPVPGQETPAANRGEVMPGAPDDVDHGPDSDRDNAADHGQDDEPEFDEETGELKEAAA, from the coding sequence ATGAATGACAGCATCACGGTCCGCGGCTTCGTGGCCACGGAGATCAAGACGTCGACGACGCCGGGCGGCGTCGCCACGGCCAACTTTCGGCTCGGCTCCACCGGCCGGCGCTTCGACCGCTCGGCCAACGCCTGGGTGGACGGCAACACCAACTGGTTCACGGTCCAGGGCTACCGCCAGTTGGCCGGAAACATGGGCTGCAGCATCAAGAAGGGCCAGCGGGTCATCGTCGTGGGCCGGCTCAAGATGCGCAGCTGGGAAAAGGACGGCCGTATCTACCACGTGGCGGAAATCGACGCCGAGTCCGTCGGCCATGATCTGATGTGGGGCTCCGCAAACTTCACCCGGAACGCCGGCAACGGCCCGGTGCCGGGCCAGGAAACGCCGGCCGCCAACCGCGGGGAGGTCATGCCCGGCGCGCCGGACGACGTCGACCACGGGCCGGATTCGGACCGGGACAACGCCGCGGACCACGGCCAGGATGACGAGCCGGAGTTCGACGAGGAGACCGGCGAGCTGAAGGAAGCCGCCGCCTGA
- the ppk2 gene encoding polyphosphate kinase 2, which produces MAHRKGDAGKAAGGKAAAGKAAAGKDLARRSGANDSPEAPGRLPLGVYEAELARLQAELVALQEWVRSTGARVLVLFEGRDAAGKGSAIKRVTEYLNPRVVRIVALPAPTDRQRGEWYFQRYVEQLPAAGEIVLMDRSWYNRAGVERVMGFCTPAEHKRFMAQCPVFERLLIQDGILLFKYWFSISHEEQERRFRSRLQDPLRQWKLSPMDREAILRWEDYSRAKDDMFMQTDTAESPWFVVEAEDKRRARINMIAHLLASIDYTEVRSEPVTLPERPRAVNYTRPPRELYRYVPDHAAQLLKPGEA; this is translated from the coding sequence ATGGCACATCGCAAGGGAGACGCCGGCAAAGCCGCCGGCGGCAAGGCGGCCGCCGGGAAAGCGGCCGCGGGGAAGGACCTGGCCCGCCGGTCCGGGGCCAACGACTCGCCGGAGGCGCCGGGCCGGCTGCCGCTCGGGGTGTATGAGGCCGAGCTGGCCCGGCTCCAGGCGGAGCTGGTGGCGCTGCAGGAATGGGTCCGCAGCACCGGTGCGCGGGTGCTGGTGCTCTTTGAAGGCCGCGACGCCGCCGGCAAGGGCAGTGCAATTAAGAGGGTTACGGAGTACCTGAACCCCCGGGTGGTTCGGATTGTGGCGTTGCCGGCCCCGACTGACCGGCAACGCGGGGAATGGTACTTCCAGCGCTACGTGGAGCAACTCCCTGCGGCCGGGGAAATCGTGCTGATGGACCGCTCCTGGTATAACCGAGCCGGCGTCGAGCGCGTGATGGGCTTCTGCACCCCCGCGGAACACAAGCGCTTTATGGCCCAGTGCCCCGTGTTTGAGCGCCTCCTGATCCAGGACGGCATCCTTCTGTTCAAGTACTGGTTCTCGATCAGCCACGAAGAGCAGGAACGGCGATTCAGGTCCCGGCTGCAGGATCCGCTGCGGCAATGGAAGCTTTCGCCGATGGACCGGGAAGCGATCCTGCGCTGGGAGGACTACTCCCGGGCCAAGGACGACATGTTCATGCAGACGGACACGGCGGAATCGCCCTGGTTTGTGGTCGAGGCCGAAGACAAGCGGAGGGCCCGGATCAACATGATCGCCCACCTGCTCGCCAGCATCGACTACACCGAAGTCCGTTCGGAGCCGGTGACCCTGCCGGAACGGCCGCGCGCCGTCAATTACACCCGCCCACCGCGCGAGCTGTACCGCTACGTCCCGGACCACGCCGCCCAGCTTCTGAAGCCCGGCGAAGCGTGA
- a CDS encoding acyl-CoA dehydrogenase family protein, with protein sequence MKRQLFEEDHEMFRGMAAEFNTRAVAPHYAQWDQEHMMPRSLWTAAGEQGLLGLAVPEEFGGMGMADYRFRAVLDEEFARSNHLAVGLAFHLHDDLVLPHLLAYGSDDLKSRWLSGMVSGETVTSVAWTEPGAGSDLRGIRTKAVRDGDDWLITGQKTFIGNGISGDASLVLARTDGGTGRGGRDSFSLFMVRKGEGYTTGNQLDKMGLKASDTAELFFDNVRVPHADLVGEPGKGLEYAAGQLPQGRLAIAVASSAVVRAVYEATVNYTKDRNAFGERIIDFQNTRFELADILTEVEVTESYVDRAIQAFNVGELDAGSAARAKLWASERAKSVTDRCLQLHGGYGYILEYPVAQAFLAARLLTIFGGTNEIMRDVVGRTIAD encoded by the coding sequence ATGAAGCGCCAGCTCTTTGAAGAAGACCACGAGATGTTCCGTGGGATGGCAGCGGAGTTCAACACCCGGGCGGTAGCCCCGCACTACGCCCAGTGGGACCAGGAGCACATGATGCCCCGCTCACTGTGGACCGCGGCCGGCGAGCAGGGCCTGCTCGGCCTCGCCGTGCCCGAGGAGTTCGGCGGCATGGGCATGGCGGACTACCGGTTCCGCGCCGTGCTGGACGAGGAATTTGCCCGGAGCAACCACCTCGCCGTCGGCCTCGCGTTCCACCTGCACGATGATCTGGTCCTCCCCCACCTGCTGGCGTACGGTTCCGACGACCTCAAGAGCCGCTGGCTTTCCGGGATGGTTTCCGGTGAAACGGTCACGTCCGTCGCCTGGACCGAGCCGGGAGCGGGGTCTGACCTGCGCGGCATCCGCACCAAGGCCGTGCGCGACGGCGACGACTGGCTGATCACCGGCCAGAAAACGTTCATCGGCAACGGTATTTCCGGCGACGCCTCCCTGGTCCTTGCCCGCACCGACGGCGGCACCGGGCGCGGCGGCCGCGACTCCTTCTCCCTCTTTATGGTGCGCAAGGGCGAGGGCTACACCACGGGCAACCAGCTGGACAAAATGGGCCTGAAGGCATCGGACACCGCGGAACTGTTCTTCGACAACGTCCGCGTCCCGCACGCGGACCTCGTCGGCGAGCCGGGCAAGGGCCTGGAGTACGCGGCCGGTCAGCTCCCCCAGGGACGGCTCGCGATCGCCGTGGCGAGCTCCGCCGTCGTCCGGGCCGTCTACGAGGCGACCGTCAACTACACGAAGGACCGCAACGCCTTCGGTGAGCGGATCATCGATTTCCAGAACACCCGCTTCGAGCTCGCCGACATCCTCACCGAGGTTGAGGTCACCGAATCCTACGTTGATCGGGCCATCCAGGCCTTCAATGTCGGGGAGCTCGACGCCGGCTCCGCAGCCCGCGCGAAATTGTGGGCCTCCGAGCGGGCCAAGTCCGTCACGGACCGGTGCCTGCAGCTGCACGGCGGCTACGGCTACATCCTCGAGTACCCGGTGGCGCAGGCCTTCCTGGCGGCCCGGCTGCTGACCATCTTCGGCGGCACTAACGAAATCATGCGCGACGTCGTCGGCCGCACCATCGCGGACTGA
- a CDS encoding lipopolysaccharide assembly LapA domain-containing protein yields MTQTPRGFGPQDPNNAPSTPNPATAATPSGSREERYRDGGPDSGASRANGASADAVVVSRPEAPPASASGPTAPAPEPHQVTRAGMVWAAVASALVVLILLIVFILQNQVYVQVKFFGLEGSVPLGIALFIAAVGGGVLVAIAGAARIIQLRRAAHRQRVRAGQFPKTR; encoded by the coding sequence ATGACCCAGACACCCCGCGGATTCGGTCCCCAGGATCCGAACAACGCCCCGAGCACGCCGAACCCTGCGACGGCTGCTACCCCGTCCGGTTCCCGCGAGGAGCGCTATCGGGACGGCGGGCCGGATAGTGGCGCCAGCCGCGCGAACGGCGCTTCGGCCGATGCCGTGGTCGTTTCCCGCCCTGAAGCTCCCCCCGCCTCAGCGTCCGGCCCGACGGCGCCCGCCCCGGAACCCCATCAGGTCACTCGCGCGGGCATGGTCTGGGCAGCCGTCGCCAGCGCACTCGTTGTTTTGATCCTGCTCATCGTTTTCATTTTGCAAAACCAGGTCTACGTCCAGGTGAAGTTCTTTGGCCTCGAAGGCTCGGTACCGCTCGGGATTGCCCTCTTTATCGCCGCGGTCGGCGGCGGAGTGCTGGTCGCCATCGCCGGAGCGGCGCGCATCATCCAGTTGCGGCGAGCTGCGCATCGCCAGCGCGTCCGGGCCGGCCAGTTCCCCAAGACGCGCTGA
- the map gene encoding type I methionyl aminopeptidase, translating to MSMIKSPAEIALMREAGRVVATTLERVREAAAVGVSLKELDELAAETIAGAGATPAFLNYRPRWASVPFPGVICTSVNDAVVHGIPNDYRLADGDLLSVDCGAFLEGWCGDAAISFIVGTADPEDQALIAATEEALARGIEAARIGNKMGDLAYAIGGAARRAGYGLLADHGGHGIGRTMHAEPPVPNDGRPGRGIKLTEGLVIAIEPMLILGGKGDYYHDEDEWTLRSANGRRAAHSEHTVAITADGPVILTLP from the coding sequence ATGTCGATGATCAAGAGCCCCGCCGAGATTGCCCTGATGCGCGAAGCCGGCCGGGTTGTGGCCACCACGCTGGAACGCGTCCGGGAGGCGGCCGCCGTCGGCGTGTCCCTGAAGGAACTGGACGAGCTGGCTGCGGAGACGATCGCCGGGGCAGGGGCCACCCCCGCGTTCCTGAACTACCGCCCGCGCTGGGCGTCGGTGCCGTTCCCCGGCGTGATCTGCACGTCCGTCAACGACGCCGTGGTGCACGGCATCCCCAACGACTACCGGCTGGCCGACGGCGACCTGCTCAGCGTGGACTGCGGCGCCTTCCTCGAGGGCTGGTGCGGCGACGCGGCCATCAGCTTCATCGTGGGCACGGCGGACCCGGAGGACCAGGCGCTCATCGCAGCCACCGAAGAGGCGCTGGCCCGCGGCATCGAGGCGGCGCGGATCGGAAACAAGATGGGCGACCTGGCCTACGCGATCGGCGGCGCGGCCCGCCGGGCCGGCTACGGTCTGCTGGCCGACCACGGCGGCCACGGCATCGGCCGGACCATGCACGCGGAGCCGCCGGTTCCCAATGACGGCCGTCCCGGCCGGGGCATCAAACTGACCGAAGGGCTCGTCATCGCGATCGAACCCATGCTGATCCTCGGCGGCAAGGGCGACTACTACCACGACGAGGACGAGTGGACCCTGCGTTCGGCCAACGGACGCCGGGCAGCGCACAGCGAGCACACGGTCGCTATCACCGCTGACGGTCCGGTGATCCTGACGCTGCCCTAG
- the def gene encoding peptide deformylase: MTVLPITIWGEPVLHRRAAEVEVFDDELRTLIADMFETNDAANGVGLAAPQVGVGKRLFVYKYENDDGAPPSGVVVNPVLTLSKVSGALPDPDEEEEGCLSFPGGQYPLKRAEWARVQGFDGDGKPVEFEATGWFARVIQHEYDHLDGKLYVNRLIDRYSRKAMKQAKKNGWGVPGLTWMPGVDPDPFGH; encoded by the coding sequence ATGACAGTCCTACCCATCACGATCTGGGGCGAACCCGTGCTGCACCGCCGGGCCGCCGAGGTTGAGGTCTTCGACGACGAACTGCGCACCCTGATCGCGGACATGTTCGAGACCAACGACGCCGCCAACGGCGTGGGCCTCGCCGCGCCCCAGGTCGGGGTGGGTAAGCGGCTGTTCGTGTACAAGTACGAGAACGACGACGGCGCCCCGCCGTCCGGCGTCGTCGTCAACCCCGTGCTGACCCTCTCCAAGGTCTCCGGCGCGCTGCCGGACCCGGACGAGGAAGAGGAAGGCTGCCTGTCTTTCCCGGGCGGGCAGTACCCGCTCAAACGTGCCGAATGGGCACGGGTGCAGGGCTTCGACGGCGACGGCAAGCCGGTCGAGTTCGAGGCGACAGGCTGGTTCGCCCGGGTGATCCAGCACGAATACGACCACCTCGACGGCAAGCTGTACGTCAACCGGCTGATCGACCGGTACTCCCGCAAGGCAATGAAGCAGGCCAAGAAGAACGGCTGGGGCGTCCCCGGGTTGACCTGGATGCCGGGCGTGGACCCGGATCCGTTCGGCCACTAG
- a CDS encoding magnesium and cobalt transport protein CorA, producing MTIVDNAVYVNGVRTADPDDLDETYFLLRQRQGMAWIGLYRPDAPELRSVAEEFDLNHLAVEDALAGHQRAKLEHYGDTLFLVLRPARYLDEVEKVEFGEIHVFTGPDFVVTVRHAESPDLARVRRRMEAEPEFLALGPDAVLYAILDQVVDEYEPVAAGLENDVDEIEDELFAADPGVSRRIYELSRQVIMFQRATAPLTGILQALRAGSPNRLPGPELQDHFRDVLDHVLRLSERITAFRALLQNALAVNAALVAQRQNDEMRLLTESSIAQNEQTKRISSWAAILFAPTLIASIYGMNFRLIPELDWVFGYPMALGLMLVMGLGLYLTFRHNKWI from the coding sequence GTGACAATCGTCGACAACGCTGTCTACGTGAACGGGGTCCGGACGGCAGACCCGGATGACCTGGACGAGACCTACTTCCTGCTGCGGCAACGCCAGGGGATGGCCTGGATCGGGCTCTACCGCCCTGACGCCCCGGAGCTCCGCTCGGTGGCCGAGGAATTCGATCTGAACCATTTGGCGGTGGAGGATGCGCTCGCGGGCCACCAACGCGCCAAGCTGGAGCACTACGGCGACACCCTGTTCCTGGTGCTGCGCCCGGCCCGGTACCTGGATGAGGTGGAGAAGGTCGAATTCGGGGAGATCCACGTCTTCACCGGCCCCGATTTTGTCGTCACCGTCCGCCATGCCGAATCACCGGACCTGGCCCGGGTCCGCCGGCGGATGGAGGCGGAGCCCGAGTTCCTGGCCCTCGGCCCGGACGCCGTGCTGTACGCCATCCTGGACCAGGTGGTCGATGAGTACGAGCCGGTGGCCGCCGGCCTGGAGAACGACGTCGACGAGATCGAGGACGAGCTCTTCGCCGCCGATCCCGGCGTGTCCCGCCGGATCTACGAGCTCTCTCGGCAGGTGATCATGTTCCAGCGCGCCACGGCGCCGCTGACGGGCATACTCCAGGCGCTCAGGGCGGGCAGCCCCAACCGGCTGCCCGGACCGGAACTGCAGGACCACTTCCGGGACGTCCTGGACCACGTGCTGCGCCTGAGCGAACGGATCACGGCGTTCCGTGCGCTGTTGCAGAACGCGCTCGCGGTCAACGCCGCGCTCGTGGCTCAGCGGCAGAACGACGAAATGCGGCTCCTAACGGAATCGAGCATCGCCCAGAACGAACAGACGAAGCGGATCTCATCCTGGGCCGCCATCCTCTTCGCCCCGACGCTGATCGCGTCCATCTACGGGATGAACTTCCGACTGATCCCTGAGCTCGATTGGGTCTTCGGCTATCCCATGGCCCTGGGTCTGATGCTGGTCATGGGGCTGGGGCTCTATCTGACGTTCAGGCACAACAAGTGGATCTGA
- the ettA gene encoding energy-dependent translational throttle protein EttA produces the protein MAEFIYTMTKARKAVGEKLILDDVSMSFFPGAKIGVVGPNGAGKSTILKIMAGLDTPSNGEARLSPGYTVGILLQEPPLNEEKTVLGNVQEGVGEIYGKIQRFNEISEEMASPDADYDALLEEMGQLQEAIDAADAWDLDSQLEQAMDALRCPPADADVTLLSGGERRRVALCKLLLQKPDLLLLDEPTNHLDAESVLWLEQHLSSYPGAVLAVTHDRYFLDHVAEWIAEVDRGHLYPYEGNYSTYLEKKRARLEIQGKKDAKQAKRLAEELEWVRSNAKGRQTKSKARLARYEEMAAEADRTRKLDFEEIQIPPGPRLGGLVLEAKNLQKGFEDRTLIDGLTFTLPRNGIVGVIGPNGVGKTTLFKTIVGLEPLDGGELKIGDSVKISYADQSRGGIDPNKTLWEVVSDGLDFIQVGQVEMPSRAYVAAFGFKGPDQQKKAGVLSGGERNRLNLALTLKQGGNLLLLDEPTNDLDVETLSSLENALLEFPGCAVVVSHDRWFLDRVATHILAYEGDEENPSKWYWFEGNFESYEENKIERLGPDAAKPHRVTHRRLTRD, from the coding sequence ATGGCGGAATTTATCTACACAATGACCAAGGCCCGTAAGGCCGTTGGCGAAAAACTTATCCTCGACGACGTGAGCATGTCCTTCTTCCCGGGGGCCAAGATTGGTGTTGTTGGCCCGAATGGTGCCGGTAAGTCCACCATTCTGAAGATCATGGCCGGCCTGGACACCCCCTCCAACGGCGAAGCCCGGCTGAGCCCCGGCTACACCGTCGGCATCCTGCTGCAGGAGCCGCCGCTGAACGAGGAGAAGACCGTTCTGGGCAACGTCCAGGAAGGCGTCGGCGAGATCTACGGCAAGATCCAGCGTTTCAACGAGATCTCCGAGGAAATGGCCAGCCCCGACGCTGACTACGACGCCCTCCTCGAGGAGATGGGCCAGCTCCAGGAAGCCATCGACGCCGCCGACGCCTGGGACCTCGACTCCCAGCTCGAGCAGGCGATGGACGCCCTGCGCTGCCCGCCGGCCGACGCCGACGTCACGCTGCTCTCCGGTGGTGAGCGCCGCCGCGTCGCGCTCTGCAAGCTCCTGCTCCAGAAGCCGGACCTGCTGCTCCTTGACGAGCCCACCAACCACCTCGACGCCGAGAGCGTGCTCTGGCTCGAGCAGCACCTCTCCAGCTACCCCGGCGCCGTCCTTGCCGTCACCCACGACCGGTACTTCCTCGACCACGTGGCCGAATGGATCGCCGAAGTGGACCGCGGCCACCTGTACCCGTACGAGGGCAACTACTCCACGTACCTCGAAAAGAAGCGCGCCCGCCTGGAGATCCAGGGCAAGAAGGACGCCAAGCAGGCCAAGCGCCTGGCTGAGGAACTCGAGTGGGTCCGCTCCAACGCCAAGGGCCGCCAGACCAAGTCCAAGGCCCGCCTCGCCCGCTACGAGGAAATGGCCGCCGAAGCGGACCGCACCCGAAAGCTCGACTTCGAAGAAATCCAGATTCCGCCGGGGCCGCGCCTGGGCGGCCTCGTCCTGGAAGCCAAGAACCTGCAGAAGGGCTTCGAGGACCGCACCCTGATCGACGGACTGACCTTCACCCTGCCGCGCAACGGCATCGTCGGCGTCATCGGCCCCAACGGCGTGGGCAAAACCACGCTGTTCAAAACCATCGTCGGGCTTGAGCCCCTCGACGGCGGCGAGCTGAAGATCGGCGACTCGGTCAAGATCTCCTACGCGGACCAGAGCCGCGGCGGCATCGACCCGAACAAGACCCTGTGGGAGGTCGTCTCCGACGGGCTCGATTTCATCCAGGTCGGCCAGGTCGAAATGCCGTCCCGCGCCTACGTCGCCGCGTTCGGCTTCAAGGGACCGGACCAGCAGAAGAAGGCCGGGGTGCTGTCCGGCGGTGAGCGCAACCGCCTGAACCTGGCGCTGACCCTGAAGCAGGGCGGAAACCTGTTGCTCCTCGACGAACCGACCAACGACCTCGACGTCGAAACCCTCAGCAGCCTGGAAAACGCCCTGCTCGAGTTCCCGGGCTGCGCCGTCGTGGTCTCGCACGACCGCTGGTTCCTGGACCGGGTGGCCACCCACATCCTCGCCTACGAAGGCGATGAGGAGAACCCCTCCAAGTGGTACTGGTTCGAGGGCAACTTCGAATCCTACGAGGAGAACAAGATCGAGCGCCTCGGCCCCGACGCGGCCAAGCCGCACCGCGTGACCCACCGCCGCCTCACCCGCGACTAG
- a CDS encoding 1-phosphofructokinase family hexose kinase, with protein sequence MEASPSAQVLPILTVTVNPALDISTTTELVTSGHKLRCGPSRLDPGGGGINVARVVQRLGGRPLAVYTAGGPTGEAYRRLIEAERLPTLVVPIQGSTRQDFTVDEASTGKQFRFVLQGPELSESEWRLCLTLVADSIQPGGFVVASGSLPPGVPDDFYAEVARLSREQNARCVVDASGPALAAALSEGVFLIKPSRRELGLHFGTTLDSEQSELDAAMALVNDGSTEHVALTLGGRGAVLASRDGTLRLAVPQVEVRSTVGAGDSFLAAFVLRLAQGRSLAEAFRSAVAAGSATVTTRATELCHRADVERLEAELAAQDFGA encoded by the coding sequence ATGGAAGCATCCCCATCGGCGCAGGTGTTGCCCATCCTCACGGTTACCGTGAATCCGGCCCTGGACATCAGCACCACCACCGAGCTGGTCACCAGCGGCCACAAACTCCGGTGCGGCCCCAGCCGGCTGGATCCGGGCGGCGGCGGCATCAACGTGGCGCGCGTCGTGCAGCGGCTCGGCGGACGCCCTCTGGCCGTCTACACCGCCGGCGGCCCCACGGGCGAGGCGTACCGGCGGCTGATCGAGGCTGAACGCCTGCCCACCCTGGTTGTTCCGATCCAGGGCAGCACCCGCCAGGATTTTACGGTCGACGAGGCCTCCACCGGCAAGCAGTTCCGTTTTGTCCTTCAGGGACCGGAATTGAGTGAGTCCGAGTGGCGCCTGTGCCTAACGCTGGTGGCGGACTCCATCCAGCCCGGCGGCTTCGTGGTGGCCAGCGGAAGCCTTCCGCCCGGGGTGCCGGACGACTTTTACGCGGAGGTGGCCCGGCTGTCCCGGGAACAGAATGCCCGCTGCGTGGTGGATGCCTCCGGGCCGGCCCTGGCCGCCGCACTCTCCGAAGGGGTCTTCCTGATCAAGCCCAGCCGCCGGGAACTCGGGCTGCATTTCGGCACCACCCTGGACAGCGAGCAGAGCGAGCTTGATGCCGCCATGGCCCTGGTGAACGACGGATCCACCGAGCACGTCGCCCTGACCCTCGGCGGCCGGGGCGCAGTTCTCGCGTCCCGGGACGGCACCCTCCGGCTGGCCGTTCCCCAGGTGGAGGTGCGCAGCACCGTCGGCGCCGGCGACAGCTTCCTGGCGGCCTTTGTCCTCCGGCTGGCCCAGGGACGCAGCCTGGCGGAGGCGTTCCGCTCGGCCGTCGCCGCCGGCAGCGCCACCGTCACGACGCGGGCCACCGAACTGTGCCACCGGGCCGACGTCGAACGGCTGGAAGCGGAACTCGCGGCCCAGGACTTCGGGGCGTAG
- the mptB gene encoding polyprenol phosphomannose-dependent alpha 1,6 mannosyltransferase MptB, with protein sequence MTAPVPAAGETAAGTSRTTPKAGDADVDYASSPIISGFLGSLFMAVGSLGVGWLAPVSELRRLPLFIWMRTEAVGVGLSIVLLAVGGMLLVRAWLRLGQRVRHWGAGARKATLLAVAAWGLPMMFSVPLFSRDVYAYIGQGRLMVEGFNPYENGISALSNYFQLGADKMWTEAPVPYGQLFLWIEQLVVWSTNVHPEASIMLFRLAALAGIVLCVIYVPKLAELHGVNPHRALWLTAANPLFLTNFIASVHNDALMIGLALAGLYYCATKRVLFGLVLVTLSISVKPITIVFLPFIGLLWAGKNAGWPRKFVFWALTAGISLALLYGMSLVNGFGFGWINGLSAPGSIWIWYAPVGLLGLIVASIFNAFSLDGWGMAKWVYDAGKLLALGIVAWQIFRGDFDRLMRRLTLAFAAVVVLAPMIQSWYVVWLIPLFAVTGIRDDWQVKAVYFIVSFFMVYAISDQLEVFPYLQTEDLGLALALARNAAAIIALLFALYLIFLDPKTKQLFSKPAEPVTTRPVI encoded by the coding sequence ATGACGGCGCCTGTACCTGCGGCGGGGGAAACGGCTGCCGGTACTTCCCGCACCACCCCGAAAGCAGGGGATGCGGATGTGGACTACGCCAGCTCGCCGATCATCTCCGGATTCCTCGGCTCCCTGTTCATGGCGGTTGGTTCGCTCGGCGTCGGCTGGCTCGCCCCGGTCTCCGAACTGCGCCGGCTGCCCCTGTTCATCTGGATGCGCACCGAGGCCGTCGGCGTCGGACTGAGCATTGTGCTGCTGGCCGTCGGCGGAATGCTGCTGGTACGTGCCTGGCTCCGGCTGGGGCAGCGCGTGCGGCACTGGGGCGCCGGCGCGCGCAAGGCGACGCTGCTGGCGGTGGCGGCCTGGGGGCTGCCGATGATGTTCTCCGTCCCGCTCTTCAGCCGCGATGTCTACGCGTACATCGGGCAGGGCCGCCTGATGGTGGAGGGCTTCAACCCCTACGAGAACGGCATCTCGGCGCTGTCCAACTACTTCCAGCTGGGCGCTGACAAGATGTGGACCGAGGCGCCAGTGCCGTACGGGCAGCTATTCCTCTGGATCGAGCAGCTCGTGGTCTGGTCCACGAACGTCCACCCCGAGGCCAGCATCATGCTGTTCCGGCTCGCGGCCCTGGCCGGCATTGTGCTCTGCGTGATCTACGTGCCGAAACTGGCCGAGCTGCACGGCGTCAACCCGCACCGCGCCCTCTGGCTGACCGCCGCCAACCCGCTGTTCCTGACCAACTTCATTGCCAGCGTGCACAACGACGCCCTGATGATCGGCCTCGCCCTCGCCGGCCTCTACTACTGCGCCACCAAGCGGGTGCTCTTTGGCCTGGTCCTGGTCACGCTCTCCATCTCGGTCAAGCCCATCACGATCGTGTTCCTGCCGTTCATCGGCCTGTTGTGGGCGGGCAAGAACGCCGGCTGGCCGCGCAAATTCGTCTTCTGGGCGCTCACCGCAGGCATCAGCCTGGCGCTGCTGTACGGAATGAGCCTGGTCAACGGGTTCGGCTTTGGCTGGATCAACGGCCTGTCCGCCCCGGGCAGCATCTGGATCTGGTACGCGCCGGTCGGGCTGCTCGGGCTCATTGTCGCCTCGATCTTCAACGCCTTCAGCCTGGACGGCTGGGGGATGGCGAAGTGGGTGTACGACGCCGGGAAGCTGCTTGCGCTGGGCATCGTCGCCTGGCAGATCTTCCGGGGCGACTTCGACCGCCTGATGCGCCGCCTGACCCTGGCCTTTGCCGCCGTCGTCGTCCTGGCACCGATGATCCAGTCCTGGTACGTCGTCTGGCTCATCCCGCTGTTTGCGGTCACCGGCATCCGCGACGACTGGCAGGTCAAGGCCGTGTACTTCATCGTGTCCTTCTTCATGGTCTACGCCATTTCGGACCAGCTGGAAGTCTTCCCCTACCTGCAGACCGAGGACCTGGGCCTGGCCCTCGCGCTGGCCCGCAATGCCGCGGCCATCATCGCCCTCCTCTTTGCGCTGTACCTGATCTTCCTGGACCCGAAGACCAAACAGCTCTTCAGCAAGCCGGCGGAGCCGGTCACCACCCGGCCGGTCATCTAG